A genomic region of Candidozyma auris chromosome 5, complete sequence contains the following coding sequences:
- a CDS encoding Fe-S cluster-binding ATPase has protein sequence MAPSADVVQPLPPPPSTSVPLNAPEPEHCPGPESENAGKGDACQGCPNQNICESLPKGPDPDIPVITERLQNIQHKILVLSGKGGVGKSTFSSMLAWALAADEDLEVGAMDLDICGPSLPRMLGAEGETVHQSNSGWSPVYVADNLGLMSISFMLPDPDSAIIWRGNKKNGLIKQFLKDVNWGEHLDYLIVDTPPGTSDEHLSVTTYMKDAGIDGALLVTTPQEVALLDVRKEIDFCRKANIKILGLVENMSGFVCPNCQGESRIFKPTTGGGEQLCKEMNIPFLGSVPLDPRIGRACDSGECFFDDYADSPAATAILDVVERLQDQVEVSLESLKIS, from the coding sequence ATGGCTCCATCTGCAGACGTCGTGCAGCCCTTGCCACCGCCTCCAAGCACCAGCGTTCCTCTCAACGCCCCAGAACCAGAGCACTGTCCAGGACCAGAGTCTGAAAACGCTGGAAAAGGTGATGCCTGTCAAGGGTGTCCCAACCAGAACATCTGTGAAAGTCTACCCAAGGGACCTGATCCAGATATCCCGGTGATAACCGAGCGCCTTCAGAACATCCAGCACAAGATCCTAGTTCTTTCGGGAAAAGGCGGTGTAGGCAAGTCAACCTTCTCCCTGATGCTCGCATGGGCGCTTGCTGCTGATGAAGATCTCGAAGTAGGGGCTATGGATCTTGATATTTGCGGCCCCTCGTTGCCTAGGATGCTTGGGGCCGAGGGAGAAACCGTCCACCAGCTGAACTCAGGCTGGTCACCGGTGTATGTGGCCGACAACTTAGGCCTCATGCTGATATCGTTCATGCTCCCTGACCCCGACCTGGCGATTATCTGGAGAGGAAACAAGAAAAATGGACTCATCAAACAGTTCTTGAAAGACGTCAACTGGGGGGAGCATTTAGACTACCTTATCGTAGATACACCTCCAGGCACTAGTGACGAGCACCTTTCGGTGACAACGTACATGAAGGATGCTGGAATCGATGGGGCGCTTCTTGTGACCACTCCGCAGGAAGTGGCTCTTCTAGACGTGAGGAAAGAGATCGATTTTTGTCGAAAAGCCAACATCAAGATCCTCGGCCTCGTTGAGAACATGTCTGGCTTTGTGTGTCCCAACTGCCAAGGAGAGCTGCGTATATTCAAGCCTACAACTGGCGGCGGCGAGCAGCTCTGTAAGGAGATGAACATTCCCTTCTTGGGCTCGGTTCCTCTAGATCCTCGCATTGGGCGTGCTTGTGATAGTGGCGAGTGCTTCTTTGACGATTACGCCGATTCGCCAGCGGCAACAGCGATCTTAGACGTGGTGGAGCGGCTTCAAGACCAGGTCGAAGTGTCTCTAGAGAGTCTCAAAATTAGCTGA
- the VAC8 gene encoding protein anchor VAC8 — translation MGVCCSCFSSSSGDGKYPPLLLAENEREAITALLQYLENRSDVDFFSDGPLRSLSTLVYSENIDLQRSAALAFAEITEKDVREVNRDVLEPILILLQSNDTEVQRAACGALGNLAVNNENKALIAEMGGIEPLIRQMMSSNIEVQCNAVGCITNLATQDDNKSKIAKSGALIPLTKLAKSKDIRVQRNATGALLNMTHSFENRSELVNAGAVPVLVSLLSSDDADVQYYCTTALSNIAVDESNRKKLAATEPKLVGQLVSLMDSPSPRVQCQATLALRNLASDSGYQVDIVRAGGLPHLVHLLTCNHQPLVLAAVACIRNISIHPLNEALIIEAGFLKPLVALLDYNESEEIQCHAISTLRNLAASSERNRLALLNAGAVEKCKELVLKVPLSVQSEISACFAILALADDLKPKLYESHIIDVLIPLTFSENGEVCGNSAAALANLCSRVSEEHKEYILDNWNSPEEGIYGFLMRFLQSGSATFEHIALWTILQLLESNNDEIQVLIKENESVLLGIKNLSESQQHNNTTQNTAESNDFDDPKVELYNLTQQILQILG, via the coding sequence ATGGGCGTTTGTTGCAGTTGTTTCTCGTCGTCAAGTGGCGACGGTAAGTACCCGCCGCTTCTCTTGGCGGAAAACGAACGTGAGGCCATCACGGCGCTCCTCCAGTACTTGGAGAACCGCTCCGATGTGGATTTCTTCAGCGACGGGCCCTTGAGGTCGTTGTCGACGTTGGTTTACTCGGAGAACATCGACTTGCAGCGAAGCGCTGCATTGGCGTTTGCCGAGATCACCGAGAAGGACGTGAGAGAAGTCAACAGAGACGTCTTGGAGCCCATCTTGATTCTCTTGCAACTGAACGACACGGAGGTTCAGCGAGCTGCATGCGGTGCCTTGGGCAATTTGGCGGTGAACAATGAGAACAAAGCGCTCATTGCTGAAATGGGCGGCATCGAGCCCTTGATCAGACAGATGATGCTGTCGAACATCGAGGTCCAGTGCAACGCTGTGGGCTGTATTACCAACCTTGCCACTCAGGACGacaacaagtccaagatCGCCAAGCTGGGAGCCTTGATACCGCTCACAAAGCTTGCAAAGCTGAAGGATATCCGGGTTCAGCGCAACGCCACTGGTGCGTTGCTCAACATGACCCACTCCTTCGAAAATAGGCTGGAGTTGGTCAATGCCGGCGCTGTACCCGTGTTGGTGTCGTTGTTGTCGAGTGACGATGCTGACGTTCAGTACTACTGCACCACCGCCTTGCTGAACATTGCTGTGGACGAGCTGAACaggaagaagttggctgcAACCGAGCCCAAGCTCGTGGGCCAGTTGGTCAGCTTGATGGACTCGCCTTCGCCACGTGTTCAGTGCCAGGCTACTCTCGCGTTGAGAAACTTGGCCTCCGATTCCGGCTACCAGGTTGACATTGTCAGGGCGGGCGGCCTACCTCACTTGGTACATCTCTTGACTTGCAACCACCAGCCCCTTGTGTTGGCTGCGGTTGCTTGTATCCGTAACATCTCTATCCATCCATTGAACGAGGCTCTTATAATCGAAGCAGGCTTCTTAAAACCATTAGTCGCGTTGTTGGATTACAATGAGCTGGAGGAGATCCAGTGCCATGCCATTTCCACCTTGAGAAATCTTGCTGCTTCCAGCGAGAGAAATAGAttggccttgttgaatgCTGGCGCCGTTGAAAAGTGCAAGGAGCTCGTGTTGAAGGTGCCCTTGTCTGTACAATCGGAAATATCCGCCTGCTTTGCCATCTTGGCCTTGGCTGATGATTTGAAACCAAAATTATACGAGAGTCACATCATCGATGTTTTGATTCCATTGACTTTCAGCGAAAATGGCGAGGTATGTGGCAACTCGGCCGCTGCCTTGGCGAACTTGTGTTCCCGTGTTTCCGAGGAGCACAAAGAGTATATTCTTGACAACTGGAATAGTCCCGAAGAAGGTATTTACggctttttgatgagatttttgCAGAGTGGAAGCGCAACATTTGAGCACATAGCTTTGTGGACGATATTGCAGCTTCTTGAGTCCAACAACGACGAGATTCAggtgttgatcaaggagaatGAAAGTGTACTTCTCGGTATCAAAAATTTGAGTGAAAGCCAGCAACACAATAACACAACACAGAATACCGCCGAGCTGAATGATTTCGATGATCCAAAGGTCGAGCTTTACAATTTGACGCAGCAGATCTTGCAAATCTTGGGTTGA
- the CDC11 gene encoding septin CDC11 encodes MDVSLLRVNTAPFNYNSPPMSFQDYNTSSSALRKRRTIKKSINFSAMIIGESGSGRSTLINSLCGGNSIVPTSSTAGQDPFSKKLTLRHENVELEDNEGHKISLNIIDTPNFANAINCDDDFKIIVDFIRHQYDEVLLEESRVKRNPRFKDGRIHVLIYLINATGHGLSEIDVKFLQHVSGLVNVIPVIAKADSLTPAELKLNKRLILEDLNNYKIEYYKFNEYEYEEDYIDDEIIEYNKYLNSLIPFAIIGANKFQESGDEDDLLKLRVLNPAYAKPINIELPEFNDFTILKNILLITHLNEFKERTHDVIYENYRTEALSGKKFSYSNYDGNEEDGSNKDDESASYLMKEEQIKLEEERLKKFEERVHQDLINKRKELLERENELKEIEKRLLAEGLKLNEEGEVVKIDE; translated from the coding sequence ATGGACGTGTCGCTTTTGCGAGTAAACACAGCACCCTTCAACTACAATTCACCGCCAATGTCGTTCCAGGATTACAACACGTCGTCGCTGGcgttgagaaaaagaaggaccatcaagaagtccatcaacttctctgccaTGATCATAGGTGAGTCCGGCTCCGGCCGCTCcaccttgatcaattcGTTGTGTGGTGGGAATTCCATCGTGCCCACGTCACTGACGGCAGGGCAGGACCCttttctgaagaagctcaccTTGAGACACGAGAACGTCGAATTGGAAGATAACGAGGGCCATAAGATCTCGTTGAACATCATTGATACGCCCAATTTCGCCAACGCCATCAATTGCGACGACGACTTTAAAATTATCGTGGATTTTATCAGACACCAGTACGACGAGGTGCTCTTGGAAGAGAGTAGGGTCAAGCGTAACCCTCGGTTCAAAGATGGCAGGATCCACGTGTTGATTTACTTGATCAACGCCACGGGCCACGGTCTCTCAGAAATTGACGTGAAGTTCTTGCAGCACGTCAGTGGGCTCGTAAATGTGATACCTGTCATTGCCAAAGCAGACTCATTGACCCCTGCAGAATTGAAATTGAACAAGAGACTCATCTTGGAGGACCTCAACAACTACAAGATTGAATATTACAAGTTCAACGAGTACGAGTACGAGGAAGACTATATCGACGACGAGATCATCGAATATAATAAATATTTGAACTCCTTGATCCCCTTCGCCATCATTGGTGCCAACAAGTTCCAGGAGCTGGGTGATGAAGACGATCTCTTGAAGCTAAGAGTTTTGAACCCAGCATACGCGAAGCCCATCAACATTGAGTTGCCCGAATTCAATGACTTCACgatattgaagaatatTCTTTTGATCACACATCTCAACGAATTTAAGGAGAGGACACACGACGTCATTTACGAAAATTACAGAACGGAAGCGTTGTCGGGTAAGAAGTTTTCCTACAGCAATTACGACGGAAATGAGGAGGATGGCTCAAATAAGGACGATGAGTCAGCCAGCTATCTAATGAAAGAGGAACAGATCAAGttggaggaagagagattgaaaaaattcgaagaaagaGTGCATCAggatttgatcaacaagagaaaagagctcttggaaagagaaaatgagttgaaggagatcgaAAAGAGGCTACTCGCAGAGGGGTTGAAGCTCAAcgaagaaggtgaagtgGTCAAGATAGACGAGTGA
- a CDS encoding coatomer subunit epsilon, with protein MDDFSDSGELYTIRNQFFTSQHHKVLSYSLDSFSRDNQLKVIEFQVRSSVALSQDASQLIDNGKSIFPEQTQVFDVLQAWNDLMTFGTDESTYFDDVVNPEFELQAILTALYYVKFKKDVPLAIQLLVKYTNYNTNNVKELEPYLILVQLYLVRENFSEAYKIYTGFQNFPPQARDNIIYQVLESWILSIKGESDNISNAFYFYDEMLSSDFEDDPQGKFRILNVLFVMTMQLKHLPEAKELLNQINALNYKGNENDDFLANQVTFDYLTNNGANVESLLQHLKESNPEHQLLADLAEKEAKFDEIVSKYQTAT; from the coding sequence ATGGACGACTTTAGCGACTCGGGCGAGTTGTACACAATCAGAAACCAATTCTTCACAAGCCAACACCACAAAGTCTTGTCATATTCTTTGGACAGTTTTTCCAGAGATAATCAGCTCAAGGTGATTGAGTTTCAAGTGAGATCGAGCGTAGCGTTATCCCAAGATGCTTCCCAATTGATCGACAATGGTAAGCTGATATTCCCAGAGCAGACTCAGGTGTTTGATGTCTTGCAGGCCTGGAACGATTTGATGACTTTCGGTACAGACGAGTCCACCTACTTTGATGATGTGGTGAATCCTGAGTTTGAATTGCAGGCTATCCTTACTGCCCTCTACTAcgtcaagttcaaaaaagatGTCCCCCTTGCGATACAGCTTCTAGTCAAGTACACAAACTACAACACAAACAACGTCAAAGAGTTGGAGCCTTACTTGATCTTGGTTCAGTTGTACTTGGTTAGAGAGAACTTTTCGGAGGCATACAAAATCTACACTGGCTTCCAGAACTTCCCTCCACAAGCAAGAGATAATATCATATACCAGGTTTTGGAGAGCTGGATCTTGTCCATCAAGGGAGAGTCGGACAATATTTCAAACGCATTTTATTTCTACGACGAGATGTTGTCTTCAgactttgaagatgatcCTCAGGGCAAGTTCCGCATTTTGAACGTTTTGTTCGTCATGACGATGCAATTAAAGCACTTGCCCGAGgccaaggagttgttgaacCAGATTAATGCTCTTAACTACAAGGGCAACGAGAATGACGATTTTCTCGCCAACCAGGTCACTTTCGATTATCTCACTAACAACGGCGCCAACGTCGAGTCCTTGTTGCAGCACTTGAAAGAGTCAAACCCTGAGCACCAGTTACTAGCTGACTTGGCCGAAAAAGAGGCCAAGTTCGATGAGATCGTCAGCAAGTACCAGACTGCTACTTAG